A region of the Pseudonocardia cypriaca genome:
GCTGGGCGCCATGGCGCTCGTACGCCGCAACCCACCTCTGGCGGGCCATGCCCGTCACCACCTCGAAGCGGAGGACATCATGAGCGCCGAGAAGAACACAGCGACCTGGGCCACGATCGACACGAAGATCGGACCGTTCACCGCCGTCGTCGACGCCGACGGGGCCGTGCTGGCCTCGGGCTGGACCAGGGAGCTCGACGAGCTGCTCCCGCAGGTCCACCCGACGTTGCGGCCGACGGAACTCGTCGAGGGCGACCTGGGCCCCGTCGCCGCCGCGATCGTCCGCTACCACGACGGCGACCTCTCCGCGATCGACGACGTGCCCGTCCGGCAGCGGTCGGGCGAGTTCCTCGAGCACGCGTGGGGCGTGCTGCGGACGGTGCCGGCCGGCGCACCGGTGACCTACACGGAGTACGCCGCCAAGTCCGGCCGCCCCCTGGCCGTGCGCGCGGCCGCGTCGGCCTGCGCCCGCAACGCGGCGGCCCTGTTCGTCCCGTGCCACCGGGTGCTGCGCACCGACGGCACCCTCGGCGGCTTCCGCTGGGGTGTGGACGTCAAGCGGGCGCTACTGGCCCACGAGACCCAGTCGGCCTGACGGACGCACCCAGAGCGCGACTCGCCCGCACCCACACCGCGACTCGCGGGGAGTGGCACCACCCTCTCCGCGAGTCGCGGTCTGGGTGTACGCGAGTCGCGGTCTCCGCTCGACCGTTCGTTCGACCGTTCGGCGATCGACTCGCCCGTGCCCCGCGTGCCTTCCGCGGATCGGCGACCCCGTCGGTGACGCTGGTCGGATGGACACCGCGACCGCATCCGTGCTGCTCATCGGCCTGATCCTGGGCGGGGTGCTCGGCGCTGGGGCCGTCTGGTTCCTCCTGACGTCGCGCGCCCGGCTGTCCGCCGCCGAGGCGGCGCGGGCCACCGCCGACGCCACCGCGATGCTGCGCGCCGACGCCGCCGGCCTGCGCGCCGAGCGGGCCGGCCTCGTGCGGCGGCTCGACGAGCTGACCGCCGCTCACGACGTCACGGTCGAGCGGCTCCGGCAGGCCGAGGCGGAGGCGGCGGCCGCCGCGGCGGCACTGCGCAGCGAGCGGGAGGCGGGCGCTCAGCGGGAGGCCCTGCTCACCCGGCGCGACGCCGAGCTGAAGCAGGCGTTCCAGGCGTTGTCGGCCGACGCGCTGGCCCGCAACAACGAGCAGTTCGTGGCGCTGGCCGAGGGCCGGATCAAGGAGGCGACGGCGGCGCTCACCGCGAAGGCCGACGGCGACGCGGCGGCTCGTGCGCAGGCGATCGGCCAGCTGCTCGACCCGGTCTCCGCCACGCTGCAGCGGGTGGAGGGCCAGCTGCGCACGGTCGAGAAGGAGCGCGAGTCGGCCTACGCGGGCCTGCGGGAGCAGGTCACCGCGATGCGCGCGAGCTCGGAGCGGCTGCAGGACGAGACGAAGGCGCTGGTCAACGCGTTGCGCGCCCCGCAGGTGCGCGGACGGTGGGGTGAGCTGCAGCTGGAGCGGATCGTGCAGCTGGCCGGGATGGTCGAGCACTGCGACTTCTCGACGCAGGTCGTCGCGCAGGGCGAGGACGGCGGTGTTCGCCCCGACCTGGTGGTGCACCTCGGCGGTGGCAAGCAGATCGTGGTGGACGCGAAGGTGCCGTTCGCCGCGTACCTGGAGGCCGTGGAGTCGCGCGACCCCGAGGTCCACCGCGAGCGCCTAACCGCGCACGCCCGCCAGCTGCGCCAGCACGTCGACTCGCTGAGCGCCAAGAGCTACTGGGCGGCGTTCCAGCCGTCACCGGAGTTCGTGGTGCTGTTCGTGCCAGGGGACCCCTTCCTGGAGGCCGCCCTGCAGTCCGACCCGGCCCTGCTCGAGCACTCGTTCTCGAACAACGTCGTGATCGCCACCCCGACGACGCTCATCGCGCTGCTGCGCACGGTCGCGTACACGTGGCGGCAGGAGGCACTCGCGCGCAACGCCGCGCAGGTGCACCAGCTGGGCAAGGAGCTGCACAGCAGGCTCGCGACGATGGGCACGCACGTCGCCAAGCTCGGGCGGAGCCTCGACTCCGCGGTGGCGAGCTACAACCAGACGGTCTCGTCGCTCGAGGCACGGGTGCTGGTCACGGCGCGCAAGCTCACCGACCTGGGGGCGGCCGACGGCGACATCGACGAACC
Encoded here:
- a CDS encoding methylated-DNA--[protein]-cysteine S-methyltransferase; this encodes MSAEKNTATWATIDTKIGPFTAVVDADGAVLASGWTRELDELLPQVHPTLRPTELVEGDLGPVAAAIVRYHDGDLSAIDDVPVRQRSGEFLEHAWGVLRTVPAGAPVTYTEYAAKSGRPLAVRAAASACARNAAALFVPCHRVLRTDGTLGGFRWGVDVKRALLAHETQSA
- the rmuC gene encoding DNA recombination protein RmuC, with protein sequence MDTATASVLLIGLILGGVLGAGAVWFLLTSRARLSAAEAARATADATAMLRADAAGLRAERAGLVRRLDELTAAHDVTVERLRQAEAEAAAAAAALRSEREAGAQREALLTRRDAELKQAFQALSADALARNNEQFVALAEGRIKEATAALTAKADGDAAARAQAIGQLLDPVSATLQRVEGQLRTVEKERESAYAGLREQVTAMRASSERLQDETKALVNALRAPQVRGRWGELQLERIVQLAGMVEHCDFSTQVVAQGEDGGVRPDLVVHLGGGKQIVVDAKVPFAAYLEAVESRDPEVHRERLTAHARQLRQHVDSLSAKSYWAAFQPSPEFVVLFVPGDPFLEAALQSDPALLEHSFSNNVVIATPTTLIALLRTVAYTWRQEALARNAAQVHQLGKELHSRLATMGTHVAKLGRSLDSAVASYNQTVSSLEARVLVTARKLTDLGAADGDIDEPQQVERAPRTVAAPELVASAADSLIALHELNRVDRPGERLGGDGRAESRATVTG